A single genomic interval of Panthera uncia isolate 11264 chromosome A1 unlocalized genomic scaffold, Puncia_PCG_1.0 HiC_scaffold_17, whole genome shotgun sequence harbors:
- the LOC125935349 gene encoding olfactory receptor 2T8-like, protein MKNGNTTSYFILLGLFNHTEAKLFLFVMVVTTSFASLVGNAFMIFLIHQDARLHTPMYFLLSQLSLMDMMLVSTIVPKMVTDYLTGEKFISPAGCGLQIFFFITLGGGECFLLAAMSYDRYVAVCHPLRYPILMNWQLCLRMTLGSWVLGSADGLMQAAATLSFPFCDAHEINHFFCEAPTLVRLACADTFVFEYVMYICCVLMLLVPFSLILISYSLILAAILQMHFREARKKAFTTCSSHLSVVGLFYGAAIFTYMQPKSYRSAHHDKVVSVFYTIFTPILNPLIYSLRNREVKLALRKCLGQCSALSHD, encoded by the coding sequence ATGAAAAACGGGAACACCACCTCATATTTCATTCTCCTAGGACTCTTTAACCACACAGAAGCCaaactatttctttttgtgatggTTGTGACAACTTCCTTCGCCTCCCTAGTGGGCAATGCCTTCATGATCTTCTTGATTCATCAAGATGCCCGACTCCACACACCCATGTACTTCCTACTGAGTCAACTCTCCCTCATGGACATGATGCTGGTTTCCACCATTGTGCCCAAAATGGTTACTGACTACTTGACTGGAGAGAAGTTCATCTCCCCTGCCGGCTGTGGGTTGCAGATCTTCTTTTTTATCACTTTGGGAGGGGGCGAGTGCTTCCTCTTAGCAGCCATGTCCTATGACCGGTATGTGGCTGTTTGCCACCCACTGCGATACCCCATCCTCATGAACTGGCAATTATGCCTGAGAATGACTCTGGGGTCTTGGGTCCTGGGGTCAGCTGATGGGCTCATGCAGGCTGCTGCTACCCTGAGTTTTCCATTTTGTGATGCACATGAGATCAATCATTTCTTCTGCGAGGCCCCTACTCTGGTGCGTTTAGCTTGTGCCGACACGTTTGTCTTTGAGTATGTGATGTACATATGCTGTGTGTTAATGCTCCTGGtcccattttctctcattctgatTTCCTATAGTCTCATCCTTGCTGCAATTCTCCAGATGCATTTTAGAGAAGCCCGCAAAAAGGCTTTTACCACCTGCTCCTCACATCTCTCTGTGGTGGGACTCTTTTACGGAGCTGCAATTTTTACCTATATGCAACCTAAATCCTACAGGTCAGCTCACCATGATAAAGTAGTTTCAGTGTTCTATACTATCTTCACCCCTATACTGAACCCCCTCATCTACAGTCTGAGGAACAGAGAAGTCAAGTTAGCCCTGAGAAAGTGTCTGGGTCAGTGTTCTGCCTTAAGCCATGACTAA